In one Drosophila pseudoobscura strain MV-25-SWS-2005 chromosome X, UCI_Dpse_MV25, whole genome shotgun sequence genomic region, the following are encoded:
- the Spc105R gene encoding uncharacterized protein Spc105R isoform X4, with product MDKKNRRSSLRRQPPTKEDDQTATSTMQNSMLKRRISFSGKKSVRVFVNTEEPHYWENSYELSDCTNGEDNSKEQAPKTGPSRQAPTADKENVHIDMTLNLRTSIDVPMFPCETNRDPPNCSVPRESLFAESFSLSSIGREKLKDKLYSHRITDKTIDLMQITSKVGDDCSLDLSTLKKEHMKGQPTTFVSDSLMDITPLGFVDPVAASVPVPVEKDNDNPVQKSFKEVEECRKDSQRQGDISFDCDINDFSARDRMPSNGSSDTDSNNSTINYLGDESALIPFDMISGNNISKKLNFRQLNDDLEAGKIKVFANGPRTPTTDPRAKQKKFWHGLDEDLDQDQQHKDINIRSIKPRGPLNFSVNMTMSPLAQATPVARVAPLPREKLKIPDDKRKYRLSQADEVMLDNTNFLAHAKLGDETQSRNSSKIFTRRETTYESLELDVGLPNRSSSCSQNFPPSTMQEAASKHSKPRQTIHLPAKMEQDVFQVEQAATAIPPGRSSSSSARRTLNLNESMDQDIVEEKAIVTQSEVNVTHKGAKSKRRETLLMEESMEEDIISPLKELHLKASAPPKEKEKSKTRQTLHLAKPLEEDEALPRNAATTVAIGKDSKHLAEAVQERLPMGNHRYKARQTILQAEPIEEDFTGTGATRKDYEHLPEARYKARQTILQAEPIEEDVTAPGATRKDYEHLPEAVQKHLPMANHRYKARQTILQAETIEEDVTGPGATRKDYEHLPEARYKARQTILQAEPMGKDVTAPEATRKEYEHLPEAVQKHLPMANHRYKARQTILQAETIEEDVTGPGATRKDYEHLPEARYKARQTILQAEPIEEDVTAPGATRKDYEHLPEAVQKHLPMANHRYKARQTILQAETIEEDVTGLGATRKDYEHLPEARYKARQTILQAEPMGKDVTAPEATRKEYEHLPEAVQKHLPMANHRYKARQTILQAETIEEDVTGPGATRKDYEHLPEARYKARQTILQAEPIEEDVTAPGATRKDYEHLPEAVQKHLPMANHRYKARQTILQAETIEEDVTGPGATRKDYEHLPEARYKARQTILQAEPIEEDVTAPGATRKDYEHLPEAVQKHLPMANHRYKARQTILQAETIEEDVTGPGATRKDYEHLPDARYKARQTILQAEPIEEDFTAPGATRKDYEHLPEAVQKHLPMANHRYKARQTILQAESIEEDVTAPGATRKDYEHLPEARYKARQTILQAEPIEEDVTAPGATRKDYEHLPEAVQKHLPMANHRYKARQTILQAEPIEEDVTAPGATRKDYEHLPEAIQKHLPTGNHRYKARQTILQAEPIEEDVTAPEATRKDYEHLPEAVQKHLPTGNHRYKARQTILQAEPVEEDVTRKDYEHLPEAIKEHLPTGNHRYKCRQTILQAEPIEEDVTPRKDCEHLPEKKDYKHLAEPVQAHHVSDSRYRSSKSRQALLMAEAIEENHSTAYHSLEPKISQEVRENSVAFEPINTLPLSELIEESKAAIRTSKARQTLPLAAPMEVEGEEPPTEPPLEESTKVAPSRGSRAQQTLIMSESMEEQEEEVDFHSPIQSIRTHPELLPITPMLRLNGSGSVCSMDEFELFEEESKQAATPRGPFQKASVLLRKIHSMGESMKMSFEEDTSGCGTPIRHSGNAKRLSDHLTPNLPEAKKRNTHLFADSKTEQEMEMEMDMSVSIKEVTTAVDKNCDLILRPQRPVLEQRPVTISDVSAYFQAQPCKVKKKPAESKTEKEDEEKRDTCPRYSGSSTDRSFKSYEPTNKRFINLSGDTNSSTALMGTISVDEMETSHIDKVRLSLVSTLADEPDTDEEAPVEGAAALAKQPQPEPESCQEQQASSRVVAAGSSASCRKCMNCRRSLNETRLSNDSFVLPSQPQWDLTREIEMLRRVRARPNLDDVHKYWEMKEQERQTIALEKELDNSRDASDEEEFSEWDVNEVMAGYNRKMERFKRNLADNPDILQQALVRFEPVETFFDRLAGLLTEQQPNWIFDYQLKISRKLIFTHRLLTTFRLIVDYETVDDLETAIRVCALNVEQATLILPLQSWTAFEHLLDFQLQLKLPVSHTDSIEGSSVEAFAQFLQRTDTICVDVLRTFHKLLKVLTTTKASLLRQGNQMVIKKTVRRRIEMDTRTAIEKTDFVIEVANVEGISFRDILHPRIHLFNENIQYLPVGVAFLEEFLDHPEQYLKT from the exons ATGGATAAAAAAAATCGGAGAAGTTCG CTGCGGCGGCAACCGCCAACCAAAGAAGACGATCAGACAGCGACATCTACAATGCAGAATTCCATGCTAAAGCGTCGTATCAGCTTTAGTGGCAAGAAGTCCGTGAG GGTGTTCGTGAATACAGAGGAGCCTCACTATTGGGAAAACTCCTACGAATTATCGGATTGCACCAATGGCGAAGACAACAGCAAAGAGCAGGCACCAAAAACCGGCCCCAGCCGGCAAGCGCCGACAGCGGACAAGGAGAATGTGCATATTGATATGACGTTGAATCTGAGGACGAGCATCGATGTGCCCATGTTTCCATGCGAAACGAATCGTGATCCCCCCAATTGTTCGGTGCCCCGCGAGTCGCTATTTGCCGAGagcttctctctctcctcgaTTGGACGGGAAAAGCTAAAGGACAAGCTGTACAGCCATCGAATTACGGACAAGACCATAGATCTGATGCAGATCACATCCAAAGTTGGCGACGACTGCTCGTTGGATTTGTCCACGCTTAAAAAGGAACATATGAAAGGACAACCAACGACATTTGTGAGTGATTCCTTAATGGACATCACGCCACTGGGATTCGTCGATCCAGTTGCTGCTTCTGTCCCCGTTCCAGTAGAAAAGGATAATGATAATCCTGTACAGAAATCGTTTAAGGAGGTGGAAGAGTGCCGAAAGGACAGCCAGAGGCAGGGAGATATATCCTTTGACTGTGACATTAATG ATTTCAGTGCCAGAGACCGAATGCCGTCGAATGGTTCCTCCGATACAGACTCCAACAATAGCACCATCAACTATCTGGGAGACGAGTCTGCTCTCATTCCATTCGACATGATTTCTGGGAATAACATCAGCAAGAAGCTGAACTTTCGTCAGCTGAACGATGACCTGGAAGCGGGAAAGATTAAGGTATTTGCGAACGGCCCCAGGACCCCGACCACCGATCCCAGGGCCAAACAGAAGAAGTTCTGGCATGGACTGGATGAGGATCTTGATCAGGACCAGCAACATAAGGACATCAACATAAGGAGCATTAAGCCGCGTGGCCCTTTAAATTTCAGTGTGAATATGACTATGTCCCCCTTGGCACAAGCAACGCCAGTGGCAAGGGTAGCGCCATTGCCGAGGGAAAAGCTGAAGATACCGGATGACAAGCGCAAGTATCGACTCTCGCAGGCGGATGAGGTGATGCTAGACAACACGAACTTCCTGGCACATGCCAAATTGGGTGATGAGACCCAATCCCGAAATAGTTCCAAGATCTTCACGAGGAGAGAGACAACATATGAGAGCTTGGAGCTCGATGTGGGACTGCccaacaggagcagcagctgcagccagaACTTCCCTCCATCCACTATGCAGGAGGCAGCATCGAAGCACTCCAAGCCCAGACAGACCATTCATCTGCCTGCGAAAATGGAGCAGGATGTGTTTCAGGTGGAACAAGCTGCTACCGCCATCCCTCCAGggcgctcctcctcctcctctgccagACGTACCTTGAACCTGAACGAGTCCATGGACCAAGACATTGTCGAAGAGAAAGCCATAGTCACCCAATCAGAGGTTAACGTCACGCACAAAGGCGCCAAATCGAAACGTAGAGAGACTTTGCTCATGGAGGAAAGCATGGAAGAGGATATTATAAGTCCCCTCAAGGAGCTGCATCTCAAGGCAAGTGCTCCTCCCAAGGAAAAGGAGAAATCTAAGACCCGTCAAACTCTCCACTTGGCGAAACCGTTGGAGGAAGACGAAGCCCTCCCTCGGAATGCTGCAACCACTGTGGCCATAGGGAAAGATAGTAAGCACCTGGCTGAAGCCGTTCAGGAGCGTCTACCAATGGGTAATCATAGATACAAAGCTAGGCAGACTATTCTTCAGGCGGAGCCAATAGAGGAAGATTTCACTGGCACTGGGGCCACAAGGAAAGATTATGAGCACCTGCCCGAAGCAAGATACAAAGCTAGGCAGACTATTCTTCAGGCGGAGCCAATAGAGGAGGATGTCACTGCCCCTGGAGCCACAAGGAAAGATTATGAGCACCTGCCCGAAGCGGTTCAGAAGCATCTACCAATGGCAAATCATAGATACAAAGCTCGGCAGACTATTCTTCAGGCGGAGACAATAGAGGAGGATGTCACTGGCCCTGGGGCCACAAGGAAAGATTATGAGCACCTGCCCGAAGCAAGATACAAAGCTAGGCAGACTATTCTTCAGGCGGAGCCAATGGGGAAGGATGTCACTGCCCCTGAAGCCACAAGGAAAGAATATGAGCACCTGCCCGAAGCGGTTCAGAAGCATCTACCAATGGCAAATCATAGATACAAAGCTCGGCAGACTATTCTTCAGGCGGAGACAATAGAGGAGGATGTCACTGGCCCTGGGGCCACAAGGAAAGATTATGAGCACCTGCCCGAAGCAAGATACAAAGCTAGGCAGACTATTCTTCAGGCGGAGCCAATAGAAGAGGATGTCACTGCCCCTGGAGCCACAAGGAAAGATTATGAGCACCTGCCCGAAGCGGTTCAGAAGCATCTACCAATGGCAAATCATAGATACAAAGCTCGGCAGACTATTCTTCAGGCGGAGACAATAGAGGAGGATGTCACTGGCCTTGGGGCCACAAGGAAAGATTATGAGCACCTGCCCGAAGCAAGATACAAAGCTAGGCAGACTATTCTTCAGGCGGAGCCAATGGGGAAGGATGTCACTGCCCCTGAAGCCACAAGGAAAGAATATGAGCACCTGCCCGAAGCGGTTCAGAAGCATCTACCAATGGCAAATCATAGATACAAAGCTCGGCAGACTATTCTTCAGGCGGAGACAATAGAGGAGGATGTCACTGGCCCTGGGGCCACAAGGAAAGATTATGAGCACCTGCCCGAAGCAAGATACAAAGCTAGGCAGACTATTCTTCAGGCGGAGCCAATAGAAGAGGATGTCACTGCCCCTGGAGCCACAAGGAAAGATTATGAGCACCTGCCCGAAGCGGTTCAGAAGCATCTACCAATGGCAAATCATAGATACAAAGCTCGGCAGACTATTCTTCAGGCGGAGACAATAGAGGAGGATGTCACTGGCCCTGGGGCCACAAGGAAAGATTATGAGCACCTGCCCGAAGCAAGATACAAAGCTAGGCAGACTATTCTTCAGGCGGAGCCAATAGAAGAGGATGTCACTGCCCCTGGAGCCACAAGGAAAGATTATGAGCACCTGCCCGAAGCGGTTCAGAAGCATCTACCAATGGCAAATCATAGATACAAAGCTCGGCAGACTATTCTTCAGGCGGAGACAATAGAGGAGGATGTCACTGGCCCTGGGGCCACAAGGAAAGATTATGAGCACCTGCCCGATGCAAGATACAAAGCTAGGCAGACTATTCTTCAGGCGGAGCCAATAGAGGAGGATTTCACTGCCCCTGGAGCCACAAGGAAAG ATTATGAGCACCTGCCCGAAGCGGTTCAGAAGCATCTACCAATGGCAAATCATAGATACAAAGCTCGGCAGACTATTCTTCAG GCGGAGTCAATAGAGGAGGATGTCACTGCCCCTGGAGCCACAAGGAAAGATTATGAGCACCTGCCCGAAGCAAGATACAAAGCTAGGCAGACTATTCTTCAGGCGGAGCCAATAGAGGAGGATGTCACTGCCCCTGGAGCCACAAGGAAAGATTATGAGCACCTGCCCGAAGCGGTTCAGAAGCATCTACCAATGGCAAATCATAGATACAAAGCTCGGCAGACTATTCTTCAGGCGGAGCCAATAGAG GAGGATGTCACTGCCCCTGGAGCCACAAGGAAAGATTATGAGCACCTGCCCGAAGCGATTCAGAAGCATCTACCAACGGGAAATCATAGATACAAAGCTCGGCAGACTATTCTTCAGGCGGAGCCAATAGAGGAGGATGTCACTGCCCCTGAAGCCACAAGGAAAGATTATGAGCACCTGCCCGAAGCGGTTCAGAAGCATCTACCAACGGGAAATCATAGATACAAAGCTCGGCAGACTATTCTTCAGGCGGAACCAGTAGAGGAAGATGTCACAAGGAAAGATTATGAGCACCTGCCCGAAGCAATTAAGGAGCATCTACCAACGGGAAATCATAGATACAAATGTCGGCAGACTATTCTGCAGGCGGAGCCAATAGAGGAGGATGTCACCCCAAGAAAAGATTGTGAGCACTTGCCCGAAAAGAAAGATTATAAGCACTTGGCTGAACCAGTTCAGGCGCATCATGTGTCGGACAGTAGATATCGTTCGTCGAAATCTAGGCAAGCCCTGCTTATGGCAGAAGCCATCGAGGAGAATCATTCCACTGCATACCATAGTTTAGAACCGAAAATATCTCAGGAAGTCAGGGAAAATTCTGTGGCCTTTGAGCCCATCAATACTCTTCCACTGTCGGAACTCATTGAAGAAAGTAAGGCAGCAATTCGGACGTCTAAAGCCCGCCAAACTCTGCCCTTGGCCGCTCCCATGGAGGTAGAGGGGGAGGAGCCCCCGACAGAACCACCTCTCGAGGAGTCTACAAAAGTGGCTCCAAGTCGTGGCTCCCGAGCTCAACAGACGTTGATCATGTCGGAATCTATggaagagcaggaggaggaagtggACTTTCACAGTCCCATCCAATCAATAAGAACTCATCCGGAGCTCCTTCCAATCACACCCATGCTGAGACTAAACGGATCAGGGTCAGTTTGTTCCATGGATGAATTTGAACTGTTTGAGGAGGAGAGCAAGCAGGCGGCTACGCCTCGCGGTCCGTTTCAGAAGGCGTCGGTATTGCTACGGAAAATACACTCCATGGGTGAGTCCATGAAAATGAGTTTCGAGGAAGATACCTCAGGATGTGGCACTCCTATACGGCACAGTGGAAATGCCAAGCGATTATCGGACCACCTCACGCCTAATCTGCCAGAGGCCAAGAAGCGTAATACCCATCTCTTTGCGGACAGTAAAACGGagcaggagatggagatggagatggacaTGAGTGTTTCCATTAAAGAAGTGACGACAGCGGTGGACAAGAACTGTGACCTTATCTTACGGCCCCAACGCCCCGTATTGGAGCAGAGACCCGTCACTATTTCGGATGTGTCCGCCTACTTCCAAGCTCAGCCGTGCAAGGTGAAGAAGAAGCCGGCTGAGAGTAAGACAGAGAAGGAGGACGAGGAGAAGCGCGACACTTGCCCCAGGTATAGTGGAAGCTCCACAGATCGTTCGTTCAAGAGCTACGAACCCACAAACAAGAGATTCATCAATCTATCCGGTGACACGAACTCTTCGACTGCCCTAATGGGTACCATCAGTGTCGATGAAATGGAGACTAGTCATATAGATAAAGTTCGGCTCAGTTTGGTCTCCACTCTGGCTGATGAACCGGACACAGATGAGGAAGCACCAGTTGAAGGCGCAGCGGCACTGGCCAAACAGCCTCAGCCAGAGCCTGAGTCCTGCCAGGAGCAGCAAGCGAGCTCTCGAGTGGTGGCTGCTGGGTCCAGCGCATCCTGCAGGAAATGCATGAACTGCAGGAGATCCCTGAATGAGACAAGGCTTAGCAACGACTCCTTTGTCCTGCCCTCCCAGCCCCAGTGGGATCTGACGCGGGAAATAGAAATGCTGCGACGCGTGAGAGCGAGGCCCAACCTGGATGATGTGCACAAGTATTGGGAAATGAAAGAGCAGGAGAGGCAGACGATCGCCCTGGAGAAAGAGCTGGACAACTCGAGAGATGCGTCCGATGAGGAGGAGTTCAGCGAGTGGGACGTGAACGAGGTGATGGCGGGATACAACAGGAAGATGGAAAG ATTCAAGCGCAACCTGGCCGATAACCCGGACATTTTGCAGCAGGCTCTCGTTCGATTTGAACCAGTGGAAACTTTCTTTGATCGCTTGGCTGGCCTGTTGACCGAGCAGCAACCCAACTGGATATTTGACTATCAGCTAAAGATATCGCGCAAATTGATCTTCACCCATCGACTGCTTACCACATTTCGCCTGATTGTTGACTATGAGACAGTGGACGACTTGGAGACTGCTATAAGGGTATGCGCCCTCAACGTGGAGCAGGCCACACTCATTTTGCCACTGCAGAGTTGGACAGCGTTTGAGCATCTGCTCGACTTTCAGCTGCAGCTCAAGCTGCCAGTGAGTCACACCGACTCCATTGAGGGGAGCAGCGTGGAGGCATTCGCACAATTTCTGCAACGCACAGATACAATTTGTGTGGACGTACTACGCACATTCCACAAATTGTTGAAGGTTCTTACAACCACAAAGGCGAGTCTTCTGAG GCAGGGGAATCAAATGGTTATAAAAAAGACTGTGCGCAGGCGTATTGAGATGGATACACGTACGGCAATTGAGAAGACCGATTTCGTAATTGAAGTTGCCAATGTTGAAGGAATTTCGTTCAGAGATATTCTGCACCCAAGAATACATTTATTCAACGAAAATATTCAGTACCTGCCAGTGGGAGTGGCTTTCTTAGAAGAATTTCTAGATCATCCTGAACAGTATCTCAAAACTTAA